One genomic segment of Chitinibacter sp. FCG-7 includes these proteins:
- a CDS encoding cation:proton antiporter domain-containing protein has product MHHDTPLLTTLVLGLGLAYLFGMLAQRCRMPPLIGYLFAGIVIGPFTPGPLANQALATELAEVGVILLMFGVGLHFSLKDLMSVKRIAIPGAVIQITIATLLGMALAWMMGWPWGNGLVFGLSLSVASTVVLLKALQKYDLEQTDEGRIAIGWLIVEDLAMVLILVLLPALAGLLGGHNPYDTGEQNLFKLLGITLAKVGAFVVFMLIIGRRVIPWILEKTVWTGSRELFRLGVLAIALGVAYGASHLFGVSFALGAFFAGMVLAESEFSHRAAEESLPLRDAFAVLFFVSVGMLFDPRIIVQQPLALLGTVLVIVIGKSLAAWAIVRAYGYSHRVAGTISASLAQIGEFSFILATVGMSLGLLNSDANALIIAGALISILLNPPLFSILTRLIPAPGNAIESSIEKS; this is encoded by the coding sequence ATGCATCATGACACCCCACTACTCACCACCCTGGTGCTGGGCTTGGGATTGGCCTATTTGTTCGGGATGCTGGCACAGCGCTGCCGCATGCCGCCGCTGATTGGTTATCTGTTTGCCGGGATTGTGATTGGCCCATTTACGCCGGGGCCGCTGGCCAATCAGGCCTTGGCCACCGAGCTGGCCGAAGTGGGCGTGATTTTGCTGATGTTTGGTGTGGGCCTGCATTTTTCGCTCAAAGACCTGATGAGCGTGAAGCGCATCGCGATTCCCGGTGCGGTGATACAGATTACGATCGCCACGCTGCTGGGCATGGCGCTGGCCTGGATGATGGGCTGGCCGTGGGGTAACGGGCTGGTATTTGGCTTATCGCTATCGGTGGCTAGTACGGTGGTATTGCTCAAGGCTTTGCAGAAATACGATCTGGAGCAAACCGACGAAGGCCGGATTGCGATTGGCTGGCTGATTGTCGAAGATCTGGCCATGGTGCTGATTCTGGTCTTGCTGCCTGCGCTGGCAGGCTTGCTCGGCGGGCATAATCCTTATGACACTGGCGAGCAGAATCTATTCAAACTCCTGGGCATTACGCTGGCCAAAGTGGGCGCTTTTGTTGTCTTTATGCTGATTATTGGCCGTCGCGTGATTCCGTGGATACTGGAAAAAACCGTCTGGACCGGCAGCCGTGAGCTATTTCGCCTGGGCGTCTTAGCGATTGCGCTGGGCGTGGCGTACGGCGCTTCGCATCTGTTTGGCGTCTCGTTTGCGCTGGGGGCGTTTTTCGCCGGGATGGTGCTGGCCGAATCAGAATTTAGCCACCGCGCCGCCGAGGAATCATTGCCGCTGCGTGATGCCTTTGCCGTACTGTTTTTTGTCTCGGTCGGCATGCTGTTTGACCCGCGCATTATTGTGCAGCAGCCGCTGGCGCTGCTTGGCACGGTGCTAGTGATTGTGATCGGCAAATCGCTGGCAGCGTGGGCAATTGTGCGCGCTTACGGCTATAGCCATCGCGTGGCCGGGACGATTTCAGCCAGCTTGGCGCAAATTGGCGAATTCTCGTTTATTCTGGCCACCGTGGGGATGTCGCTGGGGCTGCTCAATAGCGATGCGAACGCGCTGATTATTGCTGGCGCGCTGATCTCCATCCTGCTCAACCCGCCGCTATTCTCCATCCTGACTCGCCTAATACCTGCACCAGGTAATGCTATAGAGAGCAGCATAGAAAAGAGCTAG
- the tkt gene encoding transketolase gives MAATRTDLANAIRALAMDAVQKANSGHPGAPMGMAEIGLALWGDNMRFNPQNPAWANRDRFVLSNGHGSMLQYALLHLTGYDVSIDDIKNFRQFHSKTPGHPEVHYTPGVETTTGPLGQGITNAVGFALAEKLLAAQFNKPGLDIVDHYTYVFMGDGCLMEGISHEACALAGTWGLGKLVAFWDDNGISIDGHVEGWFTDDTPKRFESYGWHVIAGVDGHDVDALNAAIAAAKAETGKPTLICCKTIIGKGSPNKAASHDCHGAPLGDAEIALTREAIGWPHAPFEIPADVYAGWDKKAAGAAAEAEWNALFAKYAAQYPSDAAEFSRRMKGDLPANWNDIVKAAVADANGKAETIATRKASQNALSALCPQLPEMLGGSADLTGSNLTNWKGSTSLKVEGGQDGSKTLSGNHISYGVREFGMSAIQNGIVLHGGFRPFGGTFLMFCEYALNALRMSALMKTNNIFVYTHDSIGLGEDGPTHQPVEQLQTLRCIPNMNTWRPADTVESVVAWAAAIGERTTPSSLVFTRQNLQFQARSEQQLADIAKGGYVLVDAANPQLVILATGSEVDLAVKAAATLKEEGVAVRVVSMPSTNVFDKQDAAYKASVLPAGVPRLAVEAATSDFWRKYVGLEGDVIGMDTFGESAPAGQLFAHFGFTVDNVVARAKALLK, from the coding sequence ATGGCAGCAACGCGTACTGATTTAGCAAATGCAATCCGCGCACTGGCGATGGACGCTGTGCAAAAAGCCAATTCCGGCCACCCGGGCGCACCGATGGGCATGGCGGAAATTGGTCTGGCTTTGTGGGGCGACAATATGCGCTTTAACCCGCAAAACCCGGCCTGGGCCAACCGCGACCGCTTTGTATTGTCCAACGGCCACGGCTCAATGCTGCAATACGCGCTATTGCACCTCACAGGTTACGACGTTTCAATCGACGACATTAAAAACTTCCGTCAATTCCATTCCAAAACCCCAGGTCACCCTGAGGTTCATTACACGCCGGGCGTAGAAACGACAACTGGCCCGCTGGGCCAGGGTATCACCAACGCCGTGGGCTTTGCGCTGGCAGAAAAACTGCTGGCGGCGCAATTTAACAAGCCAGGCTTGGACATCGTTGACCATTACACTTATGTCTTCATGGGCGACGGTTGCCTGATGGAAGGCATCTCGCACGAAGCGTGCGCACTGGCTGGCACTTGGGGCTTGGGCAAACTGGTGGCGTTCTGGGACGATAACGGTATTTCGATCGACGGCCACGTTGAAGGCTGGTTTACCGACGACACACCAAAACGTTTCGAATCTTACGGCTGGCACGTGATTGCCGGTGTTGACGGCCATGACGTTGATGCGTTGAACGCTGCGATTGCTGCGGCCAAAGCCGAAACTGGCAAACCAACGCTGATCTGCTGCAAAACCATCATTGGTAAAGGCTCACCTAACAAAGCCGCCAGCCATGATTGCCACGGCGCACCACTGGGCGACGCTGAAATCGCACTGACTCGCGAAGCCATCGGCTGGCCACACGCACCATTTGAAATCCCTGCTGATGTGTACGCAGGCTGGGATAAAAAAGCGGCTGGCGCTGCGGCGGAAGCTGAATGGAATGCACTGTTTGCCAAATACGCCGCGCAATATCCAAGCGACGCCGCCGAATTTAGCCGCCGCATGAAAGGCGACTTGCCAGCAAACTGGAACGACATCGTGAAAGCCGCTGTTGCAGACGCCAATGGCAAGGCCGAAACCATCGCTACCCGTAAAGCCAGCCAGAATGCTTTGTCGGCGCTGTGCCCACAATTGCCGGAAATGCTCGGCGGTTCGGCTGACTTGACCGGCTCTAATCTGACCAACTGGAAAGGCTCAACGAGCTTGAAAGTCGAAGGTGGCCAGGACGGTTCCAAAACCCTAAGTGGCAATCACATCAGCTACGGCGTGCGCGAATTCGGTATGAGCGCCATCCAGAACGGTATCGTTCTGCACGGCGGTTTCCGCCCATTCGGTGGCACATTCCTGATGTTCTGCGAATACGCGCTCAATGCGCTGCGTATGTCGGCGTTGATGAAGACCAACAATATCTTCGTATACACGCACGACTCGATCGGTCTGGGTGAAGATGGCCCAACACACCAGCCGGTTGAGCAATTGCAAACGCTGCGTTGCATCCCGAATATGAACACTTGGCGTCCGGCTGACACTGTTGAATCAGTGGTGGCTTGGGCTGCGGCAATTGGCGAGCGTACCACGCCATCGTCACTGGTTTTTACTCGTCAAAACCTGCAATTCCAGGCGCGTAGCGAGCAGCAATTGGCCGACATCGCCAAGGGTGGCTATGTCTTGGTTGACGCGGCTAATCCGCAGCTGGTGATTCTGGCGACAGGTTCCGAAGTGGATCTGGCCGTGAAAGCCGCCGCCACGCTTAAAGAAGAAGGCGTCGCCGTTCGCGTGGTTTCAATGCCAAGCACCAATGTGTTCGACAAACAGGATGCAGCGTACAAGGCATCGGTATTGCCAGCGGGCGTACCACGTCTGGCTGTAGAAGCCGCGACCAGCGACTTCTGGCGCAAATACGTTGGCCTTGAAGGCGATGTGATCGGTATGGATACCTTTGGCGAATCAGCGCCAGCAGGCCAGCTGTTTGCTCACTTCGGCTTCACCGTGGATAACGTCGTTGCCCGTGCCAAAGCTTTGCTGAAATAA